The Mucilaginibacter mallensis genome has a segment encoding these proteins:
- a CDS encoding cysteine hydrolase family protein has protein sequence MSLKKEDTPTLILIDIQQAFDDEEYWGGTRNNTEAEENAKRLLDYWRAHGLPLFHIQHISKNPDAKHGLNSPGHFFKEIVKPMPGEIIIQKSVNSSFIGTDLKEQLDKKGLNTLVIVGLTTDHCVSTTTRMAGNYGYETYLVSDATATFGKKGIHGEYYDGEMMHRTALAQLNEEFAAILSTQNVIDTLDVL, from the coding sequence ATGAGCTTAAAAAAAGAAGACACCCCCACATTGATTTTGATTGACATTCAACAAGCTTTTGATGATGAGGAATATTGGGGCGGCACAAGAAACAATACTGAAGCTGAGGAAAATGCAAAAAGGTTACTGGATTACTGGAGAGCACACGGTTTACCCTTGTTCCATATACAGCATATTTCGAAGAATCCGGATGCCAAACATGGCTTAAATAGCCCCGGGCATTTTTTTAAAGAAATTGTGAAGCCAATGCCGGGTGAAATAATAATTCAAAAATCTGTAAATAGTTCATTTATTGGAACCGATTTAAAAGAACAGCTCGACAAAAAAGGCTTAAACACACTGGTTATCGTTGGACTAACCACCGACCATTGCGTTTCAACAACAACTAGAATGGCCGGTAATTACGGTTATGAAACCTATTTAGTATCTGACGCCACAGCAACTTTTGGAAAAAAGGGAATTCATGGAGAATATTATGATGGCGAGATGATGCATAGAACAGCGCTTGCACAACTTAATGAGGAGTTCGCGGCTATACTTTCCACTCAAAATGTAATTGATACGTTGGATGTCTTGTAA